One Peromyscus leucopus breed LL Stock chromosome 2, UCI_PerLeu_2.1, whole genome shotgun sequence DNA window includes the following coding sequences:
- the Cda gene encoding cytidine deaminase isoform X1, whose product MAQERPSCAVEPEHVQRLLLSSYEAKKSAYCPYSRFPVGAALLTGDGRIFSGCNIENACYPLGVCAERTAIQKAISEGYKEFRAIAISSDLQEEFISPCGACRQVMREFGTDWAVYMTKPDGTYVVRTVRELLPASFGPEDLQKVQ is encoded by the exons ATGGCCCAGGAACGCCCCTCCTGTGCCGTGGAGCCCGAGCACGTCCAgcggctgctgctgtcctcttatGAGGCCAAGAAGTCAGCCTACTGCCCCTACAGCCGCTTCCCTGTTGGGGCTGCCCTGCTCACGGGAGACGGGAGGATCTTCTCTG GTTGCAACATAGAAAACGCCTGCTACCCACTGGGTGTGTGCGCCGAGCGGACTGCCATCCAGAAGGCTATCTCAGAAGGATACAAGGAGTTCAGGGCTATTGCTATCTCCAG TGACCTACAAGAGGAGTTCATCTCTCCGTGCGGAGCCTGCCGACAGGTCATGAGAGAG TTTGGCACCGACTGGGCCGTGTACATGACCAAGCCAGATGGCACATACGTAGTCAGGACAGTCCGGGAGCTGCTGCCAGCCTCTTTTGGGCCTGAAGACCTGCAGAAGGTTCAGTGA
- the Cda gene encoding cytidine deaminase isoform X2, translated as MAQERPSCAVEPEHVQRLLLSSYEAKKSAYCPYSRFPVGAALLTGDGRIFSGCNIENACYPLGVCAERTAIQKAISEGYKEFRAIAISSDLQEEFISPCGACRQVMREPKVEVLQQRLGRWLICVQP; from the exons ATGGCCCAGGAACGCCCCTCCTGTGCCGTGGAGCCCGAGCACGTCCAgcggctgctgctgtcctcttatGAGGCCAAGAAGTCAGCCTACTGCCCCTACAGCCGCTTCCCTGTTGGGGCTGCCCTGCTCACGGGAGACGGGAGGATCTTCTCTG GTTGCAACATAGAAAACGCCTGCTACCCACTGGGTGTGTGCGCCGAGCGGACTGCCATCCAGAAGGCTATCTCAGAAGGATACAAGGAGTTCAGGGCTATTGCTATCTCCAG TGACCTACAAGAGGAGTTCATCTCTCCGTGCGGAGCCTGCCGACAGGTCATGAGAGAG cccaagGTGGAGGTACTTCAACAgcggctaggaagatggctcatttGTGTGCAaccttga